The Methanomethylovorans hollandica DSM 15978 genome includes a region encoding these proteins:
- a CDS encoding type I restriction endonuclease has product MRREFIDPFFKSLGWDVDNTQAYDERYKEVIHEDAVKVGGKTKAPDYSFRIGGVRKFFVEAKKPAVNLKENPEPTYQLRRYAWSAKLPVSILTDFEEFIVFDCTRKPSPNDNSSLGRIEYYTYKDYIQKWDEIASKYSKKAVFTGKFDDLADSLLQKKGGKGTAGIDDAFLAEIEGWREELAKNLALRNASLSVRELNLAVQKIIDRIVFLRICEDRGIEK; this is encoded by the coding sequence GTGAGAAGAGAATTCATTGATCCATTTTTCAAGTCACTAGGCTGGGATGTGGATAATACTCAGGCATACGATGAGAGGTATAAAGAGGTTATCCATGAGGATGCTGTAAAGGTGGGTGGCAAGACCAAAGCACCGGATTACTCTTTCAGGATCGGTGGGGTAAGGAAGTTCTTTGTTGAAGCAAAGAAACCGGCAGTAAATCTTAAAGAGAACCCAGAGCCTACATATCAGCTTCGCCGTTACGCATGGAGTGCAAAGTTGCCTGTAAGCATCCTTACGGACTTTGAGGAGTTCATTGTCTTTGATTGCACACGGAAACCATCACCGAATGATAATTCTTCGCTTGGGCGCATTGAATACTATACGTATAAGGATTATATCCAAAAATGGGATGAGATAGCATCGAAATATTCAAAAAAGGCTGTCTTTACAGGTAAATTTGATGATCTTGCCGATAGCCTGTTGCAGAAGAAAGGCGGAAAGGGTACAGCAGGCATAGATGATGCCTTCTTGGCGGAGATCGAAGGCTGGAGGGAGGAACTTGCTAAAAACCTTGCTCTCAGAAATGCCAGTCTTTCAGTACGGGAATTGAACCTTGCAGTGCAGAAGATCATTGATAGAATTGTTTTTTTACGTATATGTGAGGACAGGGGGATTGAGAAGTAA
- a CDS encoding lamin tail domain-containing protein: MRSFNLKLLVVSLILLTILPTFVQAADQVGVFDNGQWAVGNNPATAKVFGFGWSGTNPIVGDWNGDGKNDVGIYNPSGNNFLIKDTNGYKVIGLGWASVTPVVGDFDGDGDDDVGVYDNKGTWALNTEAGIRIVGFGWSGTNPIVGDWNGDNIDEVGVYNPSGNNFLIQNGANYNVIGLGWRGVKPIVGDWNGDNKDDVGVYDSSSGQWAIGNNPATAKVFGFGWSGTNPIVGDWNGDNIDEVGVYNPSGNNFLIQNGANYNVIGLGWSGVKPIVGDWANAISSPTTPIVPTTPIVPATPIVPTTPIVPTTPTVPTTNVGTVEIIDVDLKGETVTIKNVSPSPVNMNGWKLTDEGNNHDYVFPSFSFNSGSSVIIHLNKGSNSATDLYWGKDDNAHVWNDDGDTAYLYDSTGKLISSLKS; encoded by the coding sequence ATGAGGAGTTTCAATTTAAAATTATTAGTTGTGAGTTTGATTCTTTTAACAATTTTACCCACGTTTGTGCAAGCAGCTGATCAAGTAGGGGTATTTGATAACGGTCAATGGGCCGTAGGAAATAACCCAGCTACTGCAAAAGTATTTGGTTTTGGGTGGTCTGGAACTAATCCTATTGTTGGTGATTGGAATGGTGATGGTAAAAATGACGTCGGAATCTATAATCCATCCGGTAATAATTTTTTAATTAAAGATACTAATGGATATAAGGTCATTGGGCTGGGCTGGGCCAGCGTAACACCTGTTGTTGGAGATTTTGATGGTGATGGAGATGACGACGTTGGAGTTTATGATAATAAAGGAACATGGGCACTCAATACGGAAGCAGGTATTCGTATTGTAGGGTTCGGGTGGTCTGGCACTAACCCTATTGTTGGTGATTGGAATGGTGACAATATTGATGAAGTCGGTGTATACAATCCATCCGGAAATAATTTCCTTATCCAAAATGGTGCAAACTACAATGTAATTGGACTGGGATGGAGAGGTGTAAAGCCTATAGTTGGTGATTGGAATGGAGATAACAAAGATGATGTTGGAGTTTATGATAGTTCTTCTGGACAGTGGGCTATAGGAAATAACCCAGCTACTGCAAAAGTATTTGGTTTTGGGTGGTCTGGAACTAATCCAATTGTTGGTGATTGGAATGGTGACAATATTGATGAAGTCGGTGTATACAATCCATCCGGAAATAATTTCCTTATCCAAAATGGTGCAAACTATAATGTAATTGGACTGGGATGGAGCGGTGTAAAACCTATAGTTGGTGATTGGGCTAATGCTATTAGTTCACCTACCACACCTATTGTACCTACCACACCTATTGTACCTGCCACACCTATTGTACCTACCACACCTATTGTACCTACCACGCCTACTGTACCTACCACAAATGTTGGAACCGTTGAAATTATAGATGTAGATTTAAAAGGTGAGACTGTTACAATAAAAAATGTGAGCCCATCTCCTGTAAATATGAATGGATGGAAATTAACAGATGAAGGTAATAACCATGATTATGTTTTCCCATCATTTAGTTTTAATTCAGGTTCTTCGGTGATTATTCATCTTAATAAAGGTTCCAATAGTGCAACCGACCTATATTGGGGAAAGGATGATAATGCACATGTTTGGAATGATGATGGTGATACAGCTTATCTTTATGATTCAACTGGAAAATTAATAAGTTCACTAAAATCTTAA
- a CDS encoding lamin tail domain-containing protein, translating to MTSGIGSADEVGVFDNGQWAVGNDPATATIFGFGWINTKPMVGDWNGDGKEEVGVYNPSGKNFVIQDANGYKVIGLGWTGVIPVVGNWNGDRADEVGVYNTEGTWALWNTDTNSADIVGFGWVGTEPVVGDWDGDDVTEVGIYNRRGNNFLLQKGSGFDIIGLGWTGVTPVVGDWNGDGADEVGVYNNAGTWALWNTDTNSAEIVGFGWAGTEPIVGDWNGDGIFEVGIYNTAGNNFLIQTENGFDVIGLGWSRVTPVIGSWIDASTIYKPQDKDSPEQPPTQQTPTEQIPSPVQDSNLTVHFIDVGQGDSILLEYGGKTMLIDAGENNMGYTVSAFLRERKISSLDYVVATHPHADHIGGMLTTLNNYPVGQFIDSGYPHTSKTYENMLMAIDAQNILFHVAERGETINLAPGTEIRVLNPKKEQSEELNENSVVLKITHGDVSFLLMGDAGLEAEENIMAAGYDVDVDILKVGHHGSTSASGYEFISAVSPDISVIEVGAGNDYGHPHANILQRLQGASTVYRTDYDGTITITTDGSRYTVTTEKTGSSGTSTTSTSEDAVYISDLDLRNEFVIITNPGSSTVDLTGWKIKDEGNKHTYTFPYFQLESGATVTIYTSKGLDSKTKLYWGSGNPFWNNDGDTASLYDSNGNLVDSLVG from the coding sequence ATGACTTCAGGAATTGGATCAGCAGATGAAGTGGGAGTATTTGACAACGGTCAGTGGGCTGTAGGAAACGATCCGGCTACTGCAACTATATTTGGATTTGGATGGATAAACACCAAACCAATGGTAGGAGATTGGAATGGTGATGGAAAAGAGGAAGTAGGAGTTTACAACCCTTCAGGAAAAAACTTCGTGATTCAAGATGCCAATGGGTACAAGGTGATTGGATTAGGATGGACAGGTGTGATACCTGTAGTAGGGAATTGGAATGGTGATAGAGCTGACGAGGTTGGTGTGTATAACACAGAAGGCACTTGGGCTTTGTGGAACACTGATACCAATTCCGCTGACATTGTGGGCTTCGGATGGGTAGGCACCGAGCCAGTTGTAGGTGATTGGGATGGGGATGATGTTACTGAAGTGGGAATATACAATAGAAGAGGTAATAACTTCCTGCTTCAGAAAGGCAGTGGATTTGATATAATAGGTCTTGGATGGACGGGTGTTACTCCTGTTGTAGGTGACTGGAATGGTGATGGAGCCGATGAGGTCGGAGTATACAACAACGCAGGTACCTGGGCTTTGTGGAACACTGATACCAATTCCGCTGAAATCGTGGGTTTTGGATGGGCAGGTACTGAACCGATCGTAGGCGATTGGAACGGTGATGGTATTTTTGAAGTAGGCATTTACAACACAGCTGGTAATAATTTCCTAATCCAGACAGAGAACGGATTTGATGTAATCGGTCTTGGTTGGTCAAGAGTCACACCCGTTATAGGTAGTTGGATCGATGCAAGTACTATATACAAGCCACAAGACAAAGATTCACCGGAGCAGCCACCTACGCAACAAACACCGACTGAGCAAATTCCTTCTCCTGTTCAGGACAGTAATTTAACAGTCCACTTTATCGATGTTGGCCAGGGAGATTCCATTCTACTTGAATATGGTGGAAAAACTATGCTGATCGATGCCGGTGAAAACAACATGGGATACACAGTTTCTGCATTCCTCAGGGAACGAAAGATTTCCTCTTTGGACTATGTGGTTGCAACTCATCCACACGCAGACCATATAGGGGGAATGCTCACAACACTTAATAATTATCCTGTAGGCCAGTTCATAGATTCGGGATACCCACACACTTCAAAGACATATGAAAACATGTTGATGGCAATTGATGCACAGAACATTCTTTTCCATGTGGCAGAAAGAGGGGAAACCATCAATCTTGCTCCTGGTACAGAGATCCGAGTACTTAATCCGAAAAAAGAACAATCTGAAGAGCTCAACGAGAACTCGGTGGTCCTTAAGATCACACATGGAGACGTATCTTTCCTGCTTATGGGAGATGCTGGCCTCGAAGCCGAGGAAAACATTATGGCTGCAGGCTACGATGTGGACGTAGATATCCTCAAAGTAGGACATCATGGAAGTACTTCTGCCTCAGGATATGAATTCATTTCGGCTGTTAGTCCGGACATCAGCGTTATTGAAGTTGGAGCTGGTAATGATTATGGACATCCGCATGCAAACATACTACAAAGACTGCAAGGTGCATCCACCGTTTACAGAACAGATTACGACGGTACGATAACCATTACAACGGATGGATCCAGATACACAGTGACCACTGAAAAGACAGGCTCAAGTGGAACAAGCACGACAAGTACCTCAGAAGATGCTGTATACATTTCTGATCTGGATCTTAGGAATGAATTTGTGATTATTACAAATCCAGGTTCTTCTACAGTGGATCTAACAGGCTGGAAGATCAAAGACGAAGGTAATAAGCATACATATACTTTCCCTTACTTCCAGTTAGAATCAGGTGCAACGGTTACTATCTATACTTCCAAAGGATTAGACTCTAAAACTAAGCTATATTGGGGAAGTGGGAATCCATTCTGGAATAACGATGGAGATACTGCTTCACTCTATGACAGTAATGGAAATCTTGTGGACTCACTGGTGGGATGA
- a CDS encoding helix-turn-helix domain-containing protein — translation MTLSKTSRLKVSTVFKRGTALELRRDGHTLQEIADRLECSRSYVYKLISSSLIELSKQSHQAVVELRELESMRLDALWEQAYTKAMNGDLAAINTCVRISERRSKLWGLDGVQKLEHSGGVTISLQLADCSKRE, via the coding sequence ATGACTTTATCAAAAACCAGCCGTCTTAAGGTGTCCACGGTATTTAAGAGGGGCACCGCACTTGAATTGAGAAGAGACGGCCACACACTACAAGAAATAGCCGATAGGTTAGAATGTTCTCGGTCATATGTATACAAACTAATATCATCATCACTTATTGAACTGTCTAAACAATCACATCAGGCAGTTGTGGAACTCAGAGAACTTGAAAGCATGCGATTAGATGCACTCTGGGAGCAAGCATACACAAAAGCCATGAATGGAGACCTGGCAGCCATAAACACATGTGTAAGGATAAGCGAACGTAGGTCCAAGTTATGGGGGTTGGATGGAGTTCAGAAACTGGAACATTCAGGCGGGGTTACAATATCGTTGCAATTGGCAGACTGTAGTAAAAGGGAGTAA
- a CDS encoding transcriptional regulator yields the protein MNNGKTEKISERELEMVELLHKLNMNRSVALVLACLSTGEEVTSRLIEKKAGLRQPEVSIAMRYLCDNDWINVREDKNTGGKGRPVKLYKLVFPLEHIIQSIESDVMYQKLSVLESIERLKNLT from the coding sequence ATGAATAACGGAAAAACGGAAAAGATCAGTGAACGAGAACTTGAAATGGTGGAACTTTTACATAAACTGAACATGAATCGTTCAGTTGCCCTTGTTCTTGCCTGTCTCTCAACAGGTGAGGAAGTTACCTCGAGGTTAATTGAAAAGAAAGCAGGTCTCAGACAACCTGAAGTAAGCATTGCAATGAGATATCTTTGCGACAACGATTGGATAAATGTCCGTGAAGACAAGAACACAGGAGGTAAAGGCAGACCTGTGAAGCTCTACAAGCTGGTCTTTCCTCTGGAACATATCATACAGAGTATCGAAAGTGATGTGATGTATCAGAAATTGTCGGTGCTTGAAAGCATAGAAAGGCTAAAAAACCTGACATAA
- a CDS encoding 3-isopropylmalate dehydratase large subunit has product MGTISEKIFSRASGQDAKADDFVMAKVDYAMAHDGTSILAVRAFKEMGVRSVWDPSRIVIPFDHLVPANNESTASLQFDIRKWISEQGIEHFYDVGNGICHQVLPEQGFALPGKLIVGADSHSCTYGAFGAFGTGVGATDMAEIFAAGELWFKVPQTIKVTCQGSLGQYITPKDLTLHIVGKVGADGATYKAMEFYGQTISELSMSGRMTLCNMAIEMGAKAGIVPADKTTFDYLRGRAVEGYEPVYADEDASYVKEFIINVSDLEPQVALPHQVDNVVGISEVPQTKVDQVFIGTCTNGRLEDLDLAAQVLKDEKVAVRTIIIPASREVMKEASMNGTLAILLEAGATIGMPGCGPCLGGHMGVIAKDEVCLSTANRNFRGRMGAGGLIYLVSPATAAASAINGYITDPREI; this is encoded by the coding sequence TTGGGCACTATTAGCGAGAAAATATTTAGTCGGGCATCGGGTCAAGATGCAAAAGCCGATGATTTTGTTATGGCAAAGGTAGATTATGCGATGGCACATGATGGTACGAGCATACTGGCTGTCCGTGCATTTAAAGAGATGGGAGTCCGTTCGGTGTGGGATCCATCCAGGATAGTGATACCATTTGATCATCTTGTACCTGCAAACAATGAGAGCACAGCTTCGTTGCAGTTTGATATCCGTAAATGGATCTCAGAGCAGGGAATAGAACATTTCTATGATGTCGGGAATGGTATATGCCACCAGGTATTGCCGGAACAAGGTTTTGCGCTTCCCGGTAAACTTATTGTAGGTGCGGATTCTCATTCATGTACCTATGGGGCATTCGGGGCCTTTGGTACGGGAGTCGGTGCAACTGATATGGCCGAGATATTTGCTGCCGGAGAACTTTGGTTCAAAGTTCCTCAGACAATAAAAGTTACATGTCAGGGTTCTTTGGGACAATACATTACACCAAAGGATCTGACTCTGCACATTGTAGGCAAAGTAGGTGCTGATGGTGCGACATATAAAGCAATGGAATTCTATGGGCAGACGATCTCCGAACTTTCGATGTCTGGCAGAATGACACTCTGTAATATGGCAATAGAGATGGGTGCCAAAGCAGGCATCGTTCCTGCTGATAAGACCACTTTTGATTATCTCCGGGGCAGGGCAGTTGAGGGATATGAACCTGTATATGCAGATGAAGATGCAAGTTATGTTAAGGAATTTATAATAAATGTCTCGGATCTGGAACCCCAGGTTGCTCTCCCTCATCAGGTAGATAATGTGGTAGGTATCTCTGAAGTTCCCCAGACGAAGGTCGATCAGGTATTCATAGGCACGTGCACTAATGGAAGGCTTGAGGACCTGGACCTTGCTGCTCAGGTCCTGAAGGATGAAAAGGTGGCTGTAAGAACAATTATCATCCCGGCTTCAAGAGAAGTGATGAAAGAAGCTTCGATGAATGGCACACTTGCTATACTGCTTGAGGCAGGGGCTACTATTGGAATGCCAGGTTGTGGTCCATGTCTGGGTGGACACATGGGGGTCATAGCTAAAGATGAAGTGTGCTTGTCTACTGCTAACCGCAATTTCAGAGGACGCATGGGTGCCGGTGGTTTGATATATCTGGTATCTCCCGCGACCGCTGCAGCATCAGCAATTAATGGTTATATCACCGATCCCCGGGAAATATGA
- the hmgA gene encoding hydroxymethylglutaryl-CoA reductase (NADPH) has translation MSGKEKTENDEKGVLQKVVAGEIAFRNIDKVVEDVDSAIAIRRNALEEITGTRFENIQHYTLDAEAATKRNIENMIGAVQIPLGIAGPLKINGEFAQGDFYLPLATTEGALVASANRGCSAISSSGGTNVRIFQDVMTRAPVFKLADVVQVKVFIDWINMPEIFAQMKEKAEETTRFGKLLAVEPYVTGNTVYLRFVFDTKDAMGMNMVTIATEAVTHFIQDEFGAIPVSLSGNMCIDKKPAAINTILGRGKTVIADTIIPAKIVSEKLKCNPKTMADVNYRKNLLGSARAGALGFNAHAANIVAALFLACGQDAAHVVEGSTAITTIEVTSNGDLYCSVTLPALPVGTVGGGTGLGTQKDCLNLLGVHGPGEPSGSNSKKFAEIVAAGVLAGEISLIAAQAAGHLARAHAELGR, from the coding sequence ATGTCGGGTAAAGAAAAAACAGAAAACGATGAAAAAGGGGTCCTGCAAAAAGTAGTTGCGGGAGAAATAGCATTCCGAAACATAGACAAAGTAGTTGAGGATGTGGACTCAGCGATAGCTATCCGCAGGAATGCACTTGAAGAGATCACTGGGACGAGGTTCGAAAATATACAGCATTACACACTTGATGCTGAGGCAGCGACCAAACGTAACATAGAGAACATGATAGGAGCTGTGCAGATACCCCTTGGGATAGCAGGCCCTCTGAAAATCAATGGTGAATTCGCCCAGGGAGATTTCTACCTACCCCTTGCAACTACTGAAGGAGCACTAGTAGCGAGCGCTAACAGAGGATGTTCAGCTATCAGCAGCTCCGGAGGGACAAATGTGCGCATCTTCCAGGATGTGATGACCAGGGCACCTGTATTCAAACTTGCTGATGTTGTCCAAGTGAAGGTATTCATTGATTGGATCAACATGCCTGAGATATTTGCTCAGATGAAAGAGAAGGCAGAAGAAACCACACGTTTCGGGAAATTATTGGCGGTGGAGCCTTACGTTACAGGAAATACAGTATATTTAAGATTCGTATTTGATACCAAAGATGCTATGGGAATGAATATGGTGACCATTGCGACAGAAGCTGTAACGCATTTTATACAGGACGAGTTTGGCGCTATACCTGTATCCCTTTCAGGTAATATGTGCATTGACAAGAAGCCAGCGGCCATCAATACAATACTTGGACGCGGGAAGACAGTTATAGCTGATACGATCATCCCGGCAAAAATAGTATCTGAAAAACTGAAATGCAATCCAAAGACCATGGCAGATGTCAATTACCGTAAGAACCTGCTGGGGTCCGCGCGTGCCGGAGCACTAGGCTTCAACGCTCATGCCGCCAATATAGTAGCAGCATTGTTCCTGGCCTGCGGACAGGACGCAGCCCATGTAGTAGAAGGGAGCACAGCAATTACAACAATAGAAGTAACAAGCAATGGAGACCTTTATTGTTCAGTGACATTGCCTGCTTTGCCCGTAGGTACTGTCGGAGGAGGCACCGGCCTGGGAACCCAGAAAGATTGCCTGAATCTGCTGGGTGTGCATGGACCTGGAGAACCATCCGGTTCTAATTCCAAAAAATTTGCAGAGATCGTTGCTGCAGGGGTTCTTGCAGGCGAGATCTCACTCATTGCGGCTCAGGCGGCAGGCCATCTTGCCAGAGCCCATGCCGAACTTGGCAGATAG
- a CDS encoding DsrE family protein, whose amino-acid sequence MPEVTKVLLLLKSMVYESTSPQETLRFARYYQKKGLDVIVVLFGPMGVIMAKSGKKGLPEYDPKIKECLDMGIKFRCCELGASIIGLEKNELIPGIEMISSNEIADLFLEFCEQGQLIITL is encoded by the coding sequence ATGCCAGAGGTCACAAAAGTACTACTGTTGCTCAAAAGTATGGTTTATGAAAGTACAAGTCCGCAGGAAACACTCAGATTTGCCAGATACTACCAAAAAAAGGGATTAGACGTAATAGTTGTACTTTTTGGACCCATGGGAGTAATAATGGCAAAATCAGGAAAAAAAGGCTTGCCAGAGTATGACCCTAAGATCAAAGAATGTTTAGATATGGGGATAAAGTTTAGATGCTGTGAATTAGGCGCATCCATTATAGGCCTCGAAAAAAATGAACTGATACCAGGAATCGAAATGATCAGCTCCAATGAAATAGCTGACCTTTTTTTGGAATTCTGCGAGCAGGGACAGTTGATAATCACATTGTAG